Genomic segment of Salvelinus sp. IW2-2015 linkage group LG17, ASM291031v2, whole genome shotgun sequence:
CGGTGTCGTGACTCGTGCGGTGGTGGTGGCCAGCAGCAGCTTTTTTGCTTGTTCACGTGCGTCGCCCTGGGCGCTGCGCAGATTCATTCAATTCTTCTTATGTGAATCTTAAAATTATTTGTATGAGTGTTATTTCACGAAATCAGAGCTCAACCTGAGCAGCATTTTACCCAAGTCCACCCATATGGACATTGTGTGGATCACATGACTATAGAATTGTAGGGCATATCCAAATAGAGTACCACAGAATGAGTCATAATAACCATTCAACCTAGCGGTCAAagaaggaaatggttccaatcgtttatCCACAATGAATtcttcccataggggattttagaaacagttaaaataagggctgtgtttcgtgtaggctcaCCCTGGCATggtgttttgataaccgtgtacaTCTCTCTAGggcaaggtgacttatcaatatattcacctgtatttaccccccccccccaaaaaatgaaatgaTAATTAGCTGATAATGTGGCAATCATAAAGacctacaaatgccatgatgatttGGACGAGACTGCTGAATTAAGgtaaaggtaagaatctctggattaactatctaatgttagctaaatttagtaATTAATGAATTGGCTAAATTCCTTTTAAATGGGCAATTCTGTAAACTGTCTTGTGccagttttaaattgacacaatacctgttagcaaaggtgtcagctagagatgacgtgcaggagcatGCAgtgatttgtagtcttgcatgtctACTTTGACTCTAATTAGCTTTTTCAAATCTAAGAGTAAATAGAGCTGAGCTGAGCTTgccccctaagaccctcacaaacgtcTACAAATGCACCATCaagggcatcctgtcgggctgtataaccGCCTGGTGCGGAAACGGCACCGTTCGCAACCACAGGGATCTCCAGAGCCCAACGCATTGCCGGGGGCACAttgcctgtcctccaggacatttacagcacccggtgtcacaggaaggccaagaagatcatcaaggaccacagCCATCCGAGCTACGGCCTGTTCACTCCGGTACCATCTAGAAGacgagactgagaaacagcttttatctccaggccatcagactgttaaacagtcaccactagccttaGTCACTattctagccggctaccacccgatactttaccctgcaccttagagactactGCCCTGTGTACATAGTTATTGAACACTGGTTACTTTAATAAAgtttgcatactgttttaccaACTTtaggtgtatatactgtattctatataactactgctgtacacaccttttctatccatatactgtccatactgtcttttCACACCATTATATTTATGTACatgatatatatttattttctgttctCTGACCTTGCTCATGATGATATTTCTCAATTTTCTGGATTATGTGTGCATTTATTGATTTGTATTGCtaattattactgcactgttggggctagaaacacaagcattttgctgcacctgctataacatctgTGTAcctgaccaataaactttgatttgagctCCTCCAAGTGACAATCATTTGAGAGCTGCGCGCTCTTGCTACCCGTCGGATTATTCCGCTCAAACTAGGTTGTGTATGGGCGTGTGTGATTAATCTACATAACAAACTAAGAGCCTCAGGAATTCATCTGTTTTTTCATCATTTTTATACAGTAGCCTAGATTGAAAAATAGcattattacaatattttttcaCAGGCTGAAGCGGGCCACTGATGTGGATGATTGACTGGCCCGGAGGGTTTCCAAAACCTCCCCTGGCCAGCGGGCAGCCCTGTATGTTGAGCCCTGATCTATATAAAATTTGGATTAGGATTTCTCTGCCCTTTTGTCCTCTTTTGTATATGCCTAACCAGCATGTGACCTTTTGGTCTTTTGCCTCCCTCAGGCATATTTCACACTGATTTGTGAAGGAAGAGAGACCATGTGGATGTCACATGAACAACAAGGATGAGACAAAAACAACTGGGAGTTAACTTGTTGAGGAGAGGACTGCTGCCGCCCTACTTCTCCCTCCAACTGGGGATTTGCTGCCTGTCCCACCCTCCACCCAAACATATGCAATGAACAGCACTACTCAGCCCCCTGCCATCATAGACGGGGATGTGGCAGTCAGTTccgtgttggtaccattcttccTCATCACCTTCATCGGGATAGCTGCAGCTGTGGTGAGTGGCTAACAGGGACATCACATGTTGGCCTACATTGATACAGTGAAGAAGTACTACTTTGATGAGCtacagctttaaaaaaaacattttttaccagCTAAACTActtcttttaaaaaaaaattgcaggtGATGTATGTGCGCAGGAAGAGAAGGTAACTTgcttttattaattaattttatTCTCTTCTTTATTGCTCTCAGCAGGTGTATGGTTGCTTATTAAATTGGCCAACTCCTTTTGAACAATACCCAGAATTCCTGCAATAATGTCCAAAAAGTGTCTTCTTACATTGGTCTCCAATTCACGATATACTCCTTTCCTATTGTGTGTTTTAGAATTGACAGGCTCCGGCACCAGTTGCTTCCAGTCTATACCTACGACCCCTCAGAagaattacatgaagttgaaCAGGAAATGCTGTGGAAAGAGGAAGATACTAAGGTATGATTTAACCCTAATCTTTGTCTATGAATCAATTGATAAGCTGCAGTAACACCTGGGATCCCTCCTATGTGGCACTTTTTTATCccatatgaaaaataaaacgtgAAACTTTTACAAACACTAGATGGCAACATTGGCCACGCATAAATATAGGCCTTTTTACGTAATGTAGTCACAGATAGAGGAAGGAGACGGAAGTCTCAAAGGATGTATACATCTGAAGCATACATTTAGAACTTCTACTCACCACCAagtatggtgatgagaggaagtccAGTGGCGGGAAGTGTGAGAAGATGGAGCTAGATTAAATTTGGCTGACATTGTGCAAATGTCGATGAAACATTCGAtatcaatacagttttctgttcccaaaattACAATATTTTATGAACAGCGtgcactaagttttgtagacttgaccctttgccaaagtttcaaGAACTTGCATTGTTTAGGAGGAGTCCGaaggcaaattgagttattgcacattcACACTTCACAGAgaaggcgttccctaacggaaatatggaAATGCATGCTAAAAAGGGCCAATAAGATCTTGCTAGcccgtgcttggctctgcccacctccttgcttgttctgcccactatgcttaATTTGCTCTCATTGGAAAcaacacatatatattttttaaactctgcTGGCCAGTATCTTTGATGTAGTAGTATCAAATGGAGCAACTTGTGGCTCATCTttgtttgtaattttttttttttataataaagagCTGTAGAATAATCTTTGCTGCCTTTTTAGGAAGATTTTATGAATGATGATAttaacaaatgtagacatttatTTGAGAACTTGGTCAAATGTAAAGGTAGGTTTATTTTGTGGAGAGGCGGTACAACTAAGTACCCTCACTTATATGTGAATTAGAGTACGGAGCAGTCTGACTGCTCGTTGGATGCCTTTCTATCTGATTCTTCCAGACAATTTTGTCACCTGACGTGCTATCACTTTACATTTGCGTGCGGTATAAARTGCGTGTCGTCCATGTGGGGGGAAaactctgagctggatctgttgGAGCTTGAGCTGTTGTTTCCGACATGGGTGTAAGTCAATTCAGCTTTAGGCACACTTTGTGGGTCACTTAAGATATTTGCACAAGGTGTTGACTTCAAATGCATACCATATACAACAGCAATGAGGAAGATGAGTTGATCTAAAATCTAGTATGTGTCTTCAGGTGGTGAAGGGTTGGGCACGGTCCTACCAGCAGCAACGTCCCCTGTTGATGAAAGATGCCCATGCATGAGTGTGTTGGAGCAGGACATCGATCTGTGCCATCCTACAGATCAGTGGAGTTAACCCTTGAGATGCCAGATTTGTCAATCATTAAACACAAAGGGGTTTTAGGAAAAGCATGATAAATGGGAACAGCCTGTCATGCCTTTGCATCATCATCTTTGTCATTACCATTATCATCCATCAGTCATCATCTCTGTTGGAGCATTTACTTTGTACAGCGTCAGCCTCTAAGCTAAGGGGAGGTTGGTTATTATGTGAACCTCTGATGCCATGCCCGTTTTCCCGAAAGCCATACCCTAAACCACGACACGTTGGCTAACTACTAGTggacattatttatttgagattatttattcatttttttttttaactgtgtttgtgtgtatgatgATGTGGGTGTTACTGAAACATTTGCCTTAATGTCCATTGTTACTGTTTTAAGTAGTACTATACCAGTGAGATTAGCAAAGCCTTGACCTTGGGTGGGATGCTTCCCATTGTACTACTAGTTTTAGTGGTGTAAAATTAGGTTACTATGTCCCTCACTATTCAATGTCATAAGTTACACAGATGTGCAGTCAATCAATTTGAGTCCTGCAATTTTCCTTGTTTGTTGCACTGTGAATACCATTATCAAAGCAACCAAAATAATACCTCCTCGTCATCATCCAGATATGCGATGATAAAACGGtggtgagaagagagagcaagattgtttccttttctctctctcttttgtttcacTTGAGTTGTTTCAAACATCACATTCAGAAATAGGATGTGCAGAGAGAGAACCCTCTGGCTGTATCTGGGATGTCACATGATGGCCAATGAATGTAGATACTCAAGCAGCCTCCCCTACCCCACCCACTCCTCTCCATTATTTAGCTGTGACTACTGCCCTAAAAATGTCCTGTCTGGAAGACAGGGCAACAGGATTCTTCTAGCAGAAGAATGTCATAGGCCTGACTGTATGCAGTATTCAGGAAACCTCATGTGTCGTTAAAGAAATGAGTGAACAGTGATTCATCCTTGGATAATGTGCTCTAGTCTAGGTTACCCACCTTTCCTCCTTGCATTTGTGAATGTCATATTCAGGATGAGAGATGAAGGCTCCCATTGAAATCAATCATCTTATCAGCGCATGTATATGTATGTAGGAGTCCACTCAATAATTTAAACAGGGAAATATATATCATGTATTTCCATTAATTTGAATGTGGAATTTAGACTTTTGACTTGAATAATTGACTTTTTCCTGAATGCTAATGGCTACGTATTACGCTCCACTATTTATAAAGTCGGAGTTAATTCCCATGCACATTAAACATATAATGCATTCGATTTAAAATGCGGTGTTCTGAAAAGAAAATACAGGATAGACTGAtgaaaatacatgtaattttgacATCACTTATCAAGATTTTGCACACTATTGTTCAAGACTGATTGTTTTTGTTGCTTTCCA
This window contains:
- the LOC111976530 gene encoding small integral membrane protein 29, translated to MNSTTQPPAIIDGDVAVSSVLVPFFLITFIGIAAAVVMYVRRKRRIDRLRHQLLPVYTYDPSEELHEVEQEMLWKEEDTKVVKGWARSYQQQRPLLMKDAHA